A stretch of Macadamia integrifolia cultivar HAES 741 chromosome 7, SCU_Mint_v3, whole genome shotgun sequence DNA encodes these proteins:
- the LOC122083300 gene encoding uncharacterized protein LOC122083300, translating to MSESKAAPPPPPVPLYKQRSWSPDTYRDEAWLRRKGNYRKTRRSRSVTDEDLDELKACIELGFGFDSPDLDSKLSDTLPALGLYHAVNKQYSDSISKSSSSATPSECDASSPPGSPLTIFSPGDDPRTVKTRLRQWAQVVACAVRQSSY from the exons ATGTCGGAATCCAAGGCggcgccaccaccaccaccagtaCCGCTCTACAAGCAGCGATCTTGGTCTCCTGATACCTATCGTGATGAAGCTTGGCTGCGGCGAAAGGGAAATTATAGGAAGACTCGGCGAAGCAGGAGTGTCACGGATGAAGACCTCGACGAACTTAAGGCATGTATTGAGTTGGGTTTCGGATTTGATTCTCCAGATCTGGATAGTAAGCTTTCCGATACTTTGCCTGCTTTGGGTTTATACCATGCCGTCAACAAGCAATACAGCGACAGCATTTCCAAATCATCATCTTCAGCTACACCTTCAGAGTGCGATGCTTCATCTCCACCTGGAAGTCCTCTCACCATCTTCAGTCCTG GTGATGATCCTCGGACGGTGAAGACAAGATTGAGACAGTGGGCACAGGTCGTTGCGTGTGCGGTGCGGCAATCTTCTTACTGA